One region of Terriglobia bacterium genomic DNA includes:
- a CDS encoding citrate (Si)-synthase, translating to MGKLHDRLAEQAPALREKIRSVVAEHGKAVISEVTVSQAFGGMRGVRGLVCDTSVVGPDKGLIVRGIPIGDLKKRLPEEIFYLLCTGELPDAKALASVQQELRQRAQVPSYVWDVLRALPGDTHPMAMFSTAILSMERESVFRKSYSEGMQKADYWESALEDALRLLGVLPGIAAGIYRIHTCKGGPLPPNPTLDWGADYAAMLGLPDPTGGFRDLMRLFLTLHCDHEGGNVSAFTCHTVGSALSDPFYAVSAGMNGLAGPLHGLANQECLHFVLGIRKKYNGVPTDDQLRDYVWETLNGGRVIPGYGHAVLRVTDPRFTALHEFGDRVCPDDVMFKIVDRLFHITPQVLKEQGKVKDPWPNVDAVSGSLLYLFGLTEFEHYTVLFGVSRALGMCSQLVLNRLLGTPITRPKSVSTEWLIKAASGARVPAAQGGSK from the coding sequence ATGGGAAAACTACATGATCGGCTGGCAGAACAAGCGCCAGCTCTCCGTGAGAAAATTCGCAGCGTGGTGGCCGAGCATGGCAAAGCTGTGATATCCGAAGTGACGGTCAGCCAGGCTTTCGGGGGTATGCGGGGCGTGAGGGGGCTGGTTTGTGACACCTCGGTTGTTGGACCCGACAAAGGACTGATCGTGAGAGGCATCCCTATCGGCGACCTGAAGAAACGGCTCCCGGAAGAAATCTTTTACCTGCTTTGCACCGGCGAACTTCCAGACGCCAAGGCGTTAGCCAGCGTGCAACAGGAGCTCCGGCAGCGTGCCCAGGTCCCCTCATACGTCTGGGATGTTCTGAGGGCGCTGCCTGGGGACACCCACCCCATGGCCATGTTCAGCACGGCCATTCTTTCGATGGAGCGTGAATCAGTTTTCCGGAAATCGTATTCAGAGGGAATGCAGAAGGCGGACTACTGGGAGTCGGCGTTGGAAGATGCGCTGCGCCTGCTCGGGGTGCTCCCTGGAATCGCGGCGGGCATCTACCGGATTCATACTTGCAAGGGCGGGCCGTTGCCACCCAATCCCACTCTCGACTGGGGAGCGGATTACGCGGCGATGCTGGGTCTGCCGGACCCCACGGGAGGGTTCCGCGACCTGATGCGGCTGTTCCTGACGTTGCACTGCGACCACGAGGGCGGGAACGTCAGCGCGTTCACCTGCCACACGGTCGGTTCGGCGCTTTCGGACCCCTTCTATGCGGTGTCGGCGGGCATGAACGGCCTTGCAGGGCCTCTCCACGGACTGGCGAATCAGGAGTGCCTGCACTTCGTCTTAGGCATTCGCAAAAAATACAATGGCGTGCCCACAGACGATCAGCTTCGGGACTATGTGTGGGAAACGCTGAACGGCGGCCGCGTGATTCCCGGTTATGGCCACGCCGTCCTCCGCGTCACCGATCCCCGTTTTACGGCCCTCCATGAATTTGGCGATCGCGTCTGCCCCGATGACGTCATGTTCAAGATCGTGGACCGCCTTTTCCACATCACCCCGCAGGTCCTCAAGGAACAGGGCAAGGTGAAGGACCCATGGCCGAACGTCGATGCCGTTTCTGGCTCCCTGCTTTACCTGTTTGGTCTCACCGAATTTGAGCACTACACGGTGTTGTTCGGAGTTTCGCGCGCGCTGGGAATGTGTTCACAACTGGTCCTCAATCGCCTGCTCGGTACGCCGATTACACGGCCCAAATCCGTCAGCACCGAGTGGCTGATTAAAGCAGCAAGCGGCGCGCGTGTGCCGGCGGCGCAGGGTGGATCGAAGTAA
- a CDS encoding pitrilysin family protein translates to MKRTRPEHFATCENGQQRGFRLPGLRHRLCASAIPLAAFTAFLLLAAGAARAQAAASQDVLRATLPNGLQVVIVRNRLAPVVTTVMNYRAGSDQAPEGFPGTAHAEEHMMFRGSPELSANQLADIAAAMGGEFDADTQQTVTQYFFTVPVADLDVALHVESIRMRGILDTDELWKQERGAIEQEVAQDLSNPEYVFYTKLLAAMFRGTPYAHDALGSRPSFDQTTGAMLHEFYSKWYAPNNAILVIVGDVDPQPTLEEVKGLFSAIPARELPSKPSFSFQPVSSQTLDLKTDLPYGISVISFRLPGSSSPDFAAAEVLADVLGSQRGSLYALVPQGKALYAGFSLEPLPEASLGYAIGAFTNQTAGAQLAGQMRTILEDDLKNGVPEDLVAAAKRRELASVEFQKNSVSGLAMAWSNALAVEGRQSPEDDVDAIQKVTVEDVNRVAREYLVQSKAITAVLNPQVSGKPISSQSFGGKESFAPKQTKPVALPAWAEAALKKLSIPKATISPVVSTLPNGLKLIVQPESISDTVSIYGHIQSNADLETPQGQEGAAEELEQLFPYGSTSLDRMAFQKALDDIGADESAGSDFSLSVLASHLDRGVELLAQNELQPALPESAFAITQKQLASTVAQQLESPDYLTSRAVHVALFPKTDPSLRHATPETVSGLKLDDVKAYYQHVFRPDLTTIVVIGKITPDEAKAVIEKYFGGWKATGPKPPTDLPEVPNNSPATTTVPDKSRVQDNVTLAETLKLTRFSPDYYPLEVGNHVLGGGFYATRLYRDLRENAGLVYYVGSSFNFGKTRAVYEVRYACDPPNVSKARAIIARNLKDMQTNPVSPNELRQAKAMLLRAIPLSESSTGSIAGGLIYRSSMGLPLDEPVQSARRYIKITAPEVQKAFAKWVRPDDLVQVSEGPAPK, encoded by the coding sequence ATGAAACGGACACGACCAGAGCACTTTGCAACATGCGAAAACGGGCAGCAGCGCGGATTTCGGCTGCCTGGCCTACGGCATCGACTGTGCGCTTCTGCTATCCCGCTGGCGGCATTCACGGCATTCCTTCTGCTCGCGGCCGGGGCGGCGCGCGCCCAAGCCGCTGCCAGCCAGGATGTGCTCCGGGCCACCCTGCCCAATGGTCTGCAGGTTGTGATTGTCCGCAACAGGCTGGCCCCTGTGGTCACCACGGTGATGAATTACAGGGCTGGCTCTGACCAGGCGCCGGAAGGTTTTCCGGGCACGGCCCACGCTGAGGAGCACATGATGTTCCGCGGCAGCCCCGAACTTTCCGCGAACCAACTGGCGGACATTGCGGCGGCCATGGGAGGCGAATTCGATGCCGACACGCAGCAAACCGTCACCCAGTATTTCTTCACTGTGCCGGTTGCCGATCTGGATGTCGCCCTTCACGTCGAGTCCATCCGCATGCGCGGAATCCTGGACACCGACGAACTCTGGAAGCAGGAACGCGGCGCCATTGAGCAGGAGGTGGCCCAGGACCTCTCCAATCCTGAGTACGTTTTCTACACCAAACTGCTCGCCGCCATGTTTCGCGGAACGCCTTATGCGCATGACGCCCTCGGCTCGCGCCCTTCTTTCGACCAGACCACCGGCGCCATGCTTCACGAGTTTTACAGCAAGTGGTATGCTCCCAACAACGCCATCCTGGTGATCGTTGGGGACGTTGACCCGCAGCCGACTTTGGAGGAAGTGAAGGGCCTGTTCAGCGCCATTCCCGCGAGGGAACTTCCCTCCAAACCATCCTTCTCATTCCAGCCGGTCAGCTCTCAGACGCTCGACCTGAAGACGGACCTGCCCTACGGGATTTCAGTGATTTCTTTCCGTTTGCCGGGATCGAGCAGCCCGGACTTTGCCGCAGCCGAAGTGCTTGCCGACGTTCTCGGCAGCCAGCGAGGCAGCCTCTATGCTCTGGTCCCCCAGGGCAAGGCACTCTACGCCGGTTTTTCCCTCGAGCCTTTGCCTGAAGCAAGTCTTGGGTATGCCATCGGCGCCTTTACCAACCAAACCGCCGGGGCGCAACTGGCCGGCCAGATGCGAACCATCCTCGAGGATGATCTCAAGAACGGCGTGCCCGAAGACCTTGTGGCTGCCGCCAAGCGGCGTGAACTGGCCAGCGTCGAGTTCCAGAAGAATTCCGTCTCAGGGCTTGCGATGGCCTGGTCGAATGCGCTGGCGGTGGAAGGCCGGCAGTCGCCCGAGGACGATGTGGATGCCATTCAGAAGGTAACGGTTGAGGATGTCAACCGCGTCGCCCGCGAGTATCTCGTGCAGTCGAAAGCCATCACCGCGGTATTGAATCCGCAGGTATCGGGCAAGCCGATCTCGTCCCAATCATTCGGCGGCAAGGAATCTTTTGCCCCCAAACAGACCAAACCCGTCGCGCTGCCGGCATGGGCCGAGGCCGCCCTCAAAAAACTTTCCATTCCCAAAGCCACCATCAGCCCCGTGGTGAGCACGCTCCCAAACGGGTTGAAGCTGATTGTGCAGCCCGAATCCATCAGCGACACGGTCAGCATCTACGGCCACATCCAAAGCAATGCCGACCTCGAAACTCCTCAGGGCCAGGAGGGCGCTGCCGAGGAATTGGAACAACTGTTTCCCTACGGCAGCACATCGCTTGACCGCATGGCCTTCCAGAAGGCGCTGGACGATATTGGCGCCGATGAGTCCGCCGGCTCCGATTTCTCGCTCAGCGTGCTCGCCAGCCATTTGGATCGAGGCGTGGAACTGCTGGCGCAAAATGAGCTTCAGCCGGCGTTGCCCGAGAGTGCCTTCGCGATTACTCAAAAGCAACTGGCCTCCACCGTGGCGCAGCAGCTCGAAAGCCCGGATTATCTCACCAGCCGAGCCGTCCATGTTGCCCTGTTTCCGAAAACCGATCCGTCGCTGCGCCATGCCACGCCTGAAACGGTTTCCGGTCTTAAGCTCGACGACGTCAAGGCCTACTATCAGCACGTCTTCAGACCGGATTTGACCACCATTGTGGTGATCGGCAAGATCACGCCCGATGAAGCAAAGGCGGTGATCGAAAAATATTTTGGCGGCTGGAAAGCCACCGGCCCCAAGCCGCCCACCGACCTCCCCGAAGTCCCGAACAATTCTCCAGCCACCACAACCGTCCCCGACAAGAGCCGCGTTCAGGATAACGTCACCCTGGCCGAAACGCTGAAGCTCACGCGCTTCAGCCCGGATTACTACCCACTGGAAGTCGGCAATCACGTTCTCGGCGGAGGTTTTTACGCAACGCGCCTCTATCGGGACCTGCGCGAAAACGCCGGCCTGGTTTATTACGTCGGCTCGTCCTTTAACTTTGGGAAGACGCGCGCGGTGTACGAGGTGCGGTACGCCTGCGACCCTCCGAACGTGTCCAAGGCGCGCGCCATCATCGCCCGCAACCTGAAGGACATGCAGACCAACCCCGTCAGCCCCAACGAACTGCGCCAGGCCAAGGCCATGCTGCTGCGGGCCATTCCGCTTTCCGAATCCAGCACGGGCAGCATCGCCGGCGGGCTGATCTACCGCTCCTCGATGGGATTGCCGCTCGATGAGCCGGTGCAGTCGGCCCGGCGCTACATTAAGATAACCGCGCCGGAAGTCCAGAAGGCCTTTGCCAAATGGGTCCGCCCCGATGACCTGGTGCAGGTGAGCGAAGGCCCCGCACCAAAGTAG
- a CDS encoding PQQ-binding-like beta-propeller repeat protein, whose translation MPEPISHLPIARSRCSRRAIPIALLQIAALLVAALFLAQCSKRQGENPGGENYDGWRVVGGTPDNIHYSALKQINRGNVSQLKVAWKYDTGDAFKDSEMECNPIVVNGVLYAVSPKLRVFALNAATGKLIWSFSPPEAEPVLHAMHFRGLTYWSDGNDTRIFYVFGHNLYALNAKTGQPVPSFGQEGHIDLRQGLGRNPEDLSVKVTSPGAIYKDLIIMGSSLPEDLPCPPGDIRAYDVRSGQMRWSFHTIPRPGEPGYETWPKDAWKYTGGANNWAGLTVDARRGLVFVPTGSAAFDFYGSDRVGDDLYANCLLALDANTGRLAWYFQAVKHDLWDRDFPSAPALVTVEHDRQRADAVAQTTKSGYVFVFNRETGKPLFPIEYRKAPASDVDGEKTAETQAFPLLPPPFAEQQFTPEMLTNRTPAAHKAVLAQLRKLRYGGQFIPPSRQGTVIFPGFDGGGEWGGPAFDPATGLLYVNANVMAWILRLVPRPRTLGLVSGRELYLSQCSSCHKANLAGSPPEFPSLKNIAKKYNESQVADIIRKGGGRMPAFAQMGKRAIEAIATYLVTGKQTMAKAAWDEAEMGPWLKYMSDGYNKFLDPDGYPAVKPPWGTLTAIDLNTGKFVWRIPFGEFPELVKEGIHNTGSENYGGPLVTAGGLLFIAATDHDNKFHAFDKATGKLLWEATLPFAGNATPAAYEVGGQQYLVIGAGGGKWGAASGGTYVAYALPK comes from the coding sequence ATGCCTGAGCCAATAAGCCATCTTCCGATCGCGCGAAGTCGATGCAGCCGCCGCGCGATACCGATCGCGCTGTTACAAATCGCGGCCCTGCTGGTTGCCGCCTTGTTCCTGGCCCAATGTTCGAAGCGGCAGGGCGAGAACCCCGGCGGTGAAAACTACGATGGCTGGCGCGTGGTGGGCGGCACGCCGGACAACATCCACTACTCCGCGCTCAAGCAGATCAACCGCGGCAATGTCAGCCAGCTCAAGGTGGCCTGGAAATACGATACCGGCGACGCGTTTAAAGACTCGGAGATGGAGTGCAATCCCATCGTGGTTAACGGCGTCCTTTATGCCGTGTCTCCCAAACTCCGGGTGTTTGCTCTCAATGCCGCCACGGGCAAACTGATCTGGAGTTTCAGCCCGCCCGAGGCAGAGCCCGTCCTGCACGCGATGCACTTTCGGGGACTGACCTACTGGAGCGACGGCAACGACACCCGCATTTTTTACGTATTCGGACACAACCTATACGCGCTGAATGCCAAAACCGGCCAGCCTGTTCCTTCCTTCGGGCAGGAAGGGCACATCGATCTGCGCCAGGGTCTCGGACGCAACCCCGAAGACCTCTCAGTCAAGGTCACAAGCCCCGGTGCAATCTACAAGGACCTCATCATCATGGGCAGCAGTCTGCCCGAAGACCTGCCCTGCCCTCCCGGCGACATCCGCGCCTATGACGTGCGCAGCGGCCAAATGCGCTGGAGTTTCCACACCATCCCGCGCCCCGGCGAACCCGGCTACGAGACCTGGCCGAAAGACGCCTGGAAATACACCGGCGGGGCCAACAATTGGGCTGGCCTCACTGTTGACGCCAGGCGCGGCCTGGTGTTCGTGCCTACCGGCTCAGCCGCTTTCGACTTCTATGGTTCTGACCGCGTCGGTGACGACCTTTATGCAAACTGCCTGCTGGCGCTTGACGCCAATACGGGCCGCCTGGCGTGGTATTTCCAGGCGGTGAAGCACGACCTCTGGGACCGCGATTTCCCGTCCGCCCCGGCGCTGGTGACCGTGGAACACGACCGGCAGCGCGCGGATGCGGTGGCCCAGACCACCAAGTCGGGATACGTTTTCGTCTTCAACCGCGAAACCGGCAAGCCCCTGTTTCCGATTGAATACCGCAAGGCGCCCGCGTCCGACGTGGACGGCGAGAAGACAGCCGAAACGCAGGCGTTTCCGCTGCTGCCGCCGCCGTTTGCAGAGCAGCAATTTACGCCGGAGATGCTGACCAACCGCACGCCGGCAGCACACAAGGCGGTGCTGGCGCAACTGCGCAAGCTGCGCTATGGAGGCCAGTTCATTCCTCCCAGCCGCCAGGGAACGGTGATTTTTCCGGGCTTTGACGGCGGAGGTGAATGGGGCGGCCCGGCGTTCGATCCCGCCACCGGCCTGCTTTACGTCAACGCCAACGTCATGGCGTGGATTCTGCGGCTGGTTCCAAGACCAAGAACGCTGGGGCTGGTGAGCGGGCGCGAGCTTTACCTGAGCCAGTGCTCCAGTTGCCATAAGGCCAACCTGGCTGGAAGCCCGCCGGAGTTCCCTTCCCTTAAAAACATTGCAAAAAAGTACAACGAATCCCAGGTTGCCGACATCATCAGAAAGGGTGGCGGACGAATGCCGGCCTTCGCGCAAATGGGAAAGAGGGCGATTGAGGCCATCGCAACTTATCTGGTGACAGGAAAGCAAACCATGGCGAAGGCCGCATGGGACGAAGCGGAAATGGGCCCGTGGCTGAAATACATGAGCGATGGGTACAACAAATTTCTCGACCCGGACGGCTACCCGGCCGTGAAGCCTCCCTGGGGCACTCTGACGGCCATCGACCTGAACACGGGCAAATTTGTCTGGCGGATTCCTTTCGGCGAGTTTCCAGAACTGGTGAAGGAAGGAATCCACAACACGGGCAGTGAAAACTACGGCGGTCCGCTGGTGACCGCGGGAGGTCTGCTTTTCATTGCCGCGACCGACCATGACAACAAGTTTCATGCGTTCGACAAGGCCACAGGAAAACTGCTGTGGGAAGCCACGTTGCCTTTCGCGGGAAATGCCACGCCCGCAGCTTATGAAGTGGGTGGGCAGCAGTACCTGGTGATCGGCGCTGGCGGAGGGAAGTGGGGCGCAGCTTCCGGCGGCACTTACGTTGCGTACGCGCTGCCGAAATAG
- a CDS encoding response regulator — protein MVSAVKAAPSRINLAHSGPMFRTLLVDEDPSEVRYYHGMLQAVGHEVVVSATYEDALARLGRQNFDMVVVAQGSPAFEGRPVLARAREINPERPVLVVARALDIDCYLEAMEMGAADYLERCAAPRDFMLSVDAHLRMKDAA, from the coding sequence ATGGTGAGTGCCGTTAAAGCCGCTCCATCTCGGATCAACCTGGCTCACAGCGGGCCCATGTTCAGGACTCTCCTTGTAGATGAGGACCCAAGCGAAGTCCGGTACTACCATGGCATGTTGCAGGCCGTGGGGCATGAAGTTGTGGTTTCGGCGACCTACGAGGATGCGCTGGCCAGGTTAGGGCGGCAGAATTTTGACATGGTCGTGGTGGCGCAGGGCAGTCCTGCGTTTGAAGGGCGTCCGGTGCTGGCGCGCGCGCGGGAAATTAATCCAGAACGGCCGGTACTGGTTGTGGCTCGGGCGCTGGACATCGACTGCTACCTGGAAGCCATGGAGATGGGCGCGGCCGATTACCTCGAGCGGTGCGCCGCCCCGCGGGACTTCATGCTATCAGTGGATGCTCACCTTCGGATGAAAGACGCGGCTTAA